In a single window of the Canis lupus dingo isolate Sandy chromosome 18, ASM325472v2, whole genome shotgun sequence genome:
- the PSMC3 gene encoding 26S proteasome regulatory subunit 6A isoform X1, which yields MATVWDEAEQDGIGEEVLKMSTEEIIQRTRLLDSEIKIMKSEVLRVTHELQAMKDKIKENSEKIKVNKTLPYLVSNVIELLDVDPNDQEEDGANIDLDSQRKGKCAVIKTSTRQTYFLPVIGLVDAEKLKPGDLVGVNKDSYLILETLPTEYDSRVKAMEVDERPTEQYSDIGGLDKQIQELVEAIVLPMNHKEKFENLGIQPPKGVLMYGPPGTGKTLLARACAAQTKATFLKLAGPQLVQMFIGDGAKLVRDAFALAKEKAPSIIFIDELDAIGTKRFDSEKAGDREVQRTMLELLNQLDGFQPNTQVKVIAATNRVDILDPALLRSGRLDRKIEFPMPNEEARARIMQIHSRKMNVSPDVNYEELARCTDDFNGAQCKAVCVEAGMIALRRGATELTHEDYMEGILEVQAKKKANLQYYA from the exons ATGGCGACCGTGTGGGATGAGGCTGAG caagaTGGAATCGGGGAGGAGGTGCTCAAGATGTCCACAGAAGAGATTATCCAGCGCACACGGCTGCTGGACAGTGAGATCAAG ATCATGAAGAGTGAAGTGTTGCGAGTTACCCATGAACTTCAGGCCATGAAAGACAAGATCAAAGAGAACAGTGAGAAAATCAAAGTGAACAAGACCTTGCCGTATCTTGTCTCCAACGTCAtcgag CTTTTAGATGTTGATCCCAATGACCAAGAAGAGGATGGTGCCAATATTGACCTGGATTCTCAGAGGAAGGGTAAATGTGCAGTGATCAAAACCTCTACACGACAG ACATACTTCTTGCCTGTGATTGGGTTGGTGGATGCTGAAAAGCTAAAGCCAGGAGATTTGGTG GGTGTGAACAAAGACTCCtatctgatcctggagaccctgcccACAGAGTATGACTCACGGGTGAAGGCCATGGAGGTGGATGAGAGGCCCACGGAACAATATAGTGACATCGGGGGCCTGGATAAGCAGATTCAGGAG CTGGTGGAGGCTATTGTCTTGCCAATGAACCACAAGGAGAAGTTCGAGAACTTGGGGATCCAGCCTCCAAAAGGGGTGTTGATGTATGGCCCCCCAGGTACAGGGAAGACGCTGCTGGCCCGGGCTTGCGCTGCACAAACCAAG GCTACCTTCCTGAAGCTGGCTGGCCCCCAGCTGGTGCAGATGTTCATTGGGGATGGTGCCAAGCTGGTCCGGGATGCCTTTGCCCTGGCCAAGGAGAAAGCGCCATCCATTATCTTCATTGATGAGCTGGATGCCATTGGCACTAAGCG CTTTGACAGTGAGAAGGCCGGAGATCGGGAGGTGCAGAGGACAATGTTGGAGCTTCTGAACCAGCTGGATGGGTTCCAACCCAACACTCAAGTAAAG GTCATTGCAGCCACCAACAGGGTGGACATCCTCGACCCTGCACTGCTCCGCTCAGGCCGTCTGGACCGGAAGATTGAATTCCCAATGCCCAACGAGGAGGCCCGGGCCAGAATCATGCAGATCCACTCCCGCAAGATGAATGTCAG TCCTGATGTGAACTATGAGGAGCTGGCCCGCTGTACGGATGACTTCAATGGGGCCCAGTGCAAGGCCGTGTGTGTGGAGGCG GGCATGATCGCGCTGCGCAGGGGTGCCACGGAGCTCACGCATGAGGACTACATGGAAGGCATCCTAGAGGTGCAGGCCAAGAAGAAAGCCAACCTGCAGTACTACGCCTAG
- the PSMC3 gene encoding 26S proteasome regulatory subunit 6A isoform X2 has translation MSTEEIIQRTRLLDSEIKIMKSEVLRVTHELQAMKDKIKENSEKIKVNKTLPYLVSNVIELLDVDPNDQEEDGANIDLDSQRKGKCAVIKTSTRQTYFLPVIGLVDAEKLKPGDLVGVNKDSYLILETLPTEYDSRVKAMEVDERPTEQYSDIGGLDKQIQELVEAIVLPMNHKEKFENLGIQPPKGVLMYGPPGTGKTLLARACAAQTKATFLKLAGPQLVQMFIGDGAKLVRDAFALAKEKAPSIIFIDELDAIGTKRFDSEKAGDREVQRTMLELLNQLDGFQPNTQVKVIAATNRVDILDPALLRSGRLDRKIEFPMPNEEARARIMQIHSRKMNVSPDVNYEELARCTDDFNGAQCKAVCVEAGMIALRRGATELTHEDYMEGILEVQAKKKANLQYYA, from the exons ATGTCCACAGAAGAGATTATCCAGCGCACACGGCTGCTGGACAGTGAGATCAAG ATCATGAAGAGTGAAGTGTTGCGAGTTACCCATGAACTTCAGGCCATGAAAGACAAGATCAAAGAGAACAGTGAGAAAATCAAAGTGAACAAGACCTTGCCGTATCTTGTCTCCAACGTCAtcgag CTTTTAGATGTTGATCCCAATGACCAAGAAGAGGATGGTGCCAATATTGACCTGGATTCTCAGAGGAAGGGTAAATGTGCAGTGATCAAAACCTCTACACGACAG ACATACTTCTTGCCTGTGATTGGGTTGGTGGATGCTGAAAAGCTAAAGCCAGGAGATTTGGTG GGTGTGAACAAAGACTCCtatctgatcctggagaccctgcccACAGAGTATGACTCACGGGTGAAGGCCATGGAGGTGGATGAGAGGCCCACGGAACAATATAGTGACATCGGGGGCCTGGATAAGCAGATTCAGGAG CTGGTGGAGGCTATTGTCTTGCCAATGAACCACAAGGAGAAGTTCGAGAACTTGGGGATCCAGCCTCCAAAAGGGGTGTTGATGTATGGCCCCCCAGGTACAGGGAAGACGCTGCTGGCCCGGGCTTGCGCTGCACAAACCAAG GCTACCTTCCTGAAGCTGGCTGGCCCCCAGCTGGTGCAGATGTTCATTGGGGATGGTGCCAAGCTGGTCCGGGATGCCTTTGCCCTGGCCAAGGAGAAAGCGCCATCCATTATCTTCATTGATGAGCTGGATGCCATTGGCACTAAGCG CTTTGACAGTGAGAAGGCCGGAGATCGGGAGGTGCAGAGGACAATGTTGGAGCTTCTGAACCAGCTGGATGGGTTCCAACCCAACACTCAAGTAAAG GTCATTGCAGCCACCAACAGGGTGGACATCCTCGACCCTGCACTGCTCCGCTCAGGCCGTCTGGACCGGAAGATTGAATTCCCAATGCCCAACGAGGAGGCCCGGGCCAGAATCATGCAGATCCACTCCCGCAAGATGAATGTCAG TCCTGATGTGAACTATGAGGAGCTGGCCCGCTGTACGGATGACTTCAATGGGGCCCAGTGCAAGGCCGTGTGTGTGGAGGCG GGCATGATCGCGCTGCGCAGGGGTGCCACGGAGCTCACGCATGAGGACTACATGGAAGGCATCCTAGAGGTGCAGGCCAAGAAGAAAGCCAACCTGCAGTACTACGCCTAG